One window of Ignavibacteria bacterium genomic DNA carries:
- a CDS encoding 4Fe-4S dicluster domain-containing protein, whose protein sequence is MSGVIFTVPDRCKRCYSCIRECPAKAIRVVNGQALIIQDRCITCGNCVVVCSQHAKCIISNIEETYSEVLSDIQSERIAIVAPSFAASFPNDYEKIPAALKRLGFDTVVETAFGADLVGSDYIDAVMNAEVKPVISTACPAVFNYIQKYYPELVQNLAGIVSPMIALGRYLKKEKGENTKIVFIGPCVAKKDEFTDDPVENVIDTVLTFSELKQMFLRENIVFSDLETIPFDPPRAALGKAFPLAGGLLKSTDLPGDVLDDEIVVVEGRKKVIEIIDEIAAKNINARFVDILFCEGCISGPAIDSDLNYYSKREKVIEFIKKDMKQVDKKVWKSNIFNSRDIDFGRNFVKTSQRRPEPDEEKINEILSTFGINRKRDELNCGACGYNTCRDFAIAIAKGLSEKEMCLPHLLDEIRDAYDNLHETEAALHSAEKLASIGQLAAGVAHEINNPLGTIMVYAGLLKKLCEKHKIEADITGDLEMIMGEANRCKNIVANLLNFARQGKLNVSTFDIFAEIKNLVKKLSVTGKLDGIEVKAELPLAAMVIQGDKDQIEQVLTNLLINATDALRNAPVKKINIRFEDLGESIKLFVADTGEGIKKENHSKLFTPFFTTKEAGKGTGLGLAIAYGIMKMHKGDINFTSEEGKGTEFHIRLPKKQYLNI, encoded by the coding sequence GTGGTGGTATGCTCTCAGCACGCCAAATGCATCATCAGCAACATCGAAGAAACATACAGTGAAGTGCTATCAGATATTCAGTCTGAACGCATTGCCATTGTAGCCCCATCCTTCGCGGCATCCTTCCCCAATGATTACGAAAAAATACCCGCAGCTCTGAAGCGACTTGGATTTGACACAGTCGTTGAGACAGCATTTGGTGCCGATCTGGTAGGAAGCGACTATATTGATGCAGTAATGAATGCGGAAGTAAAGCCGGTGATTAGTACAGCCTGTCCCGCTGTCTTCAACTACATTCAAAAATACTATCCTGAGCTGGTTCAAAACCTTGCGGGAATAGTGTCGCCCATGATAGCACTCGGCAGGTATCTTAAAAAGGAGAAAGGGGAGAATACAAAAATTGTTTTTATCGGGCCGTGTGTCGCGAAAAAAGATGAATTCACAGACGACCCGGTGGAAAATGTTATCGATACCGTACTGACCTTTAGTGAGCTGAAGCAGATGTTTTTGAGGGAAAATATAGTTTTCTCCGATTTGGAAACAATACCATTCGATCCGCCGAGAGCGGCGCTGGGAAAGGCATTTCCTCTTGCAGGAGGGCTTTTGAAATCGACAGACCTTCCCGGGGATGTACTTGATGATGAGATCGTGGTAGTGGAGGGGAGAAAAAAAGTGATCGAAATTATTGACGAGATTGCAGCGAAGAATATCAATGCAAGGTTCGTTGACATCCTTTTCTGCGAAGGCTGCATTTCGGGACCTGCAATCGACAGTGATTTGAACTACTATTCCAAGCGGGAGAAGGTAATCGAGTTCATAAAGAAAGATATGAAGCAGGTGGATAAAAAGGTGTGGAAAAGCAATATTTTCAACAGCAGGGATATCGACTTCGGCAGGAATTTTGTCAAAACAAGTCAGAGAAGACCCGAACCTGATGAAGAGAAAATTAATGAAATTCTCTCCACATTTGGAATAAACCGGAAGAGGGATGAATTAAATTGTGGTGCATGCGGGTATAATACCTGCAGGGATTTTGCGATAGCGATTGCCAAAGGACTCAGCGAAAAAGAGATGTGTCTGCCACACCTCCTTGATGAGATACGGGATGCATATGACAACCTGCATGAGACCGAAGCCGCACTTCATTCAGCGGAAAAACTCGCATCAATCGGACAACTGGCTGCCGGGGTGGCTCATGAGATCAACAATCCACTGGGGACAATTATGGTTTATGCCGGATTGTTGAAGAAACTTTGTGAGAAGCATAAAATAGAAGCGGATATTACCGGGGACCTCGAAATGATCATGGGTGAGGCAAACAGATGTAAAAATATTGTTGCCAATCTTCTAAATTTTGCAAGGCAAGGCAAGCTAAATGTCTCAACTTTCGATATATTTGCAGAGATAAAGAATCTTGTTAAAAAATTATCGGTGACCGGGAAGCTGGATGGGATTGAAGTTAAAGCGGAGCTTCCTTTGGCTGCAATGGTAATACAGGGAGACAAGGATCAGATAGAGCAGGTGTTAACCAATCTCCTGATTAATGCAACTGACGCACTAAGAAATGCTCCTGTAAAAAAGATCAATATCAGATTTGAGGATTTGGGTGAGAGCATCAAACTGTTTGTTGCTGACACCGGAGAAGGAATAAAAAAAGAGAATCACAGCAAACTGTTTACTCCTTTTTTCACTACTAAGGAAGCCGGTAAAGGGACCGGACTCGGGTTGGCGATCGCCTATGGTATCATGAAAATGCACAAAGGTGATATCAACTTTACGAGTGAAGAGGGGAAAGGAACCGAATTTCATATTCGACTCCCGAAAAAACAGTACTTAAACATATGA